In the genome of Saprospira sp. CCB-QB6, one region contains:
- a CDS encoding tetratricopeptide repeat protein, whose product MRTIFLFLFLALSSWLAAQVKLSPQAEKDYKLAQSYFIKADYRAALLEFQEGKKQVEAENKDLFQLQIGNCYLRLKEYPKAEKAFQSLIKKGERLLPSAFQSLSSLYIDQKEAKKLKRLTDKVIKLEGEQIDFLRNYHYLAVLEKDQKAQQKYLEKICALPKATGSDFIQLAQLAERQNEVELAVMAASYGLVREPQSSYKKAAWQILEQQLMGEDWAKHCEIAEKAARENQKPDFGLDFSPLKGAAPSSESLQLVHPLKAAELLQDTSQALYLENPTEQLSELIAIAWLFLGQHTEAKYWQKTSLFEVVYQEFLEKVKDPQKRKLFSHLALVGRAEGLKNLQAKADLMELLKGK is encoded by the coding sequence ATGAGAACAATTTTTCTATTTCTTTTTTTGGCCTTAAGCAGTTGGTTAGCGGCACAGGTCAAGCTTAGTCCACAGGCTGAAAAGGACTATAAACTGGCCCAAAGTTACTTTATTAAGGCAGATTATCGGGCGGCTTTACTTGAATTTCAGGAGGGGAAAAAGCAAGTTGAAGCTGAAAATAAGGATCTTTTTCAGTTGCAGATTGGCAATTGTTATTTGCGTTTAAAGGAGTATCCTAAGGCCGAAAAGGCTTTTCAGTCTTTAATAAAAAAGGGAGAGCGTTTGCTTCCCTCTGCATTTCAGTCCTTATCCAGCTTATATATTGATCAGAAAGAGGCTAAAAAGTTAAAGCGTTTGACCGACAAGGTCATCAAATTGGAGGGGGAACAAATTGACTTTTTGCGGAACTACCACTATTTAGCTGTTTTGGAAAAGGATCAGAAGGCGCAGCAAAAGTACTTAGAAAAAATTTGTGCCTTACCCAAAGCGACGGGCAGTGATTTCATTCAATTAGCGCAATTGGCCGAGCGGCAAAACGAGGTTGAATTGGCTGTTATGGCGGCTAGTTATGGCTTGGTTCGGGAGCCACAAAGCAGTTATAAAAAGGCGGCTTGGCAGATTTTGGAGCAGCAGTTGATGGGGGAAGATTGGGCCAAGCATTGCGAAATAGCGGAAAAGGCGGCTCGGGAAAATCAAAAGCCTGATTTTGGTTTAGACTTTTCGCCTTTAAAGGGGGCGGCGCCTAGTTCAGAAAGTTTGCAGCTCGTTCATCCGTTAAAAGCTGCCGAGTTGCTTCAAGATACAAGTCAGGCGCTCTATTTGGAGAATCCGACGGAACAATTGAGTGAATTGATTGCTATCGCTTGGTTATTTTTGGGCCAACATACTGAGGCGAAATATTGGCAAAAAACCAGTCTTTTTGAGGTTGTTTATCAGGAGTTTTTAGAGAAAGTCAAAGATCCTCAAAAGCGGAAATTATTTAGTCATTTGGC
- a CDS encoding MBOAT family O-acyltransferase produces MQALLDLLTYQKDMPFIFNSGRFLFFFSLLFSAYGLVVSHKGARLAYLTAFSLLFYYISSGSFVFLLLFCILFNFFFAQLLPPKEEEKSPPELLTLGILVNLSFLLYYKYANFFIGNLKALDFDVSLIDNLVLPVGISFFTFQTISYLVDVRQGKIPVATSLLDFAFYLSFFPQLVAGPIVRAIDFLPQLGRKIYYRPAQEEEANSTAFFLDKALLGTGLFLILKGLLKKALLADYLGQYVDLVFSQPEGQTALEALLGIYAYTVQIYGDFSGYSDMAIGIALLLGFELPDNFHRPYRALNITDFWRRWHISLSSWLRDYIYIPLGGNRKGPLKQYLFLMITMLVGGFWHGASWAFVFWGGMHGLGLMLHKAWKLWTNRPKGKVWAVLAWVLNFHFVAFLWVYFRMGSFEGSNLLIARLFTNWQLAQWDAFWLARPTVLVFLGLALLLHLFSDRDKQNMQNFFGQLPWAFQALIFLLALILIFQFQSADVAPFIYFQF; encoded by the coding sequence ATGCAAGCGCTCTTAGACCTGCTAACTTATCAGAAGGATATGCCCTTTATCTTTAATAGTGGCCGTTTTCTCTTCTTTTTCAGCCTTTTATTTTCGGCCTATGGCTTGGTGGTTAGCCATAAAGGGGCTCGCTTAGCCTATTTGACGGCCTTTAGCCTGCTATTTTACTATATTTCTAGTGGGAGCTTTGTCTTCTTGCTGCTCTTTTGTATCCTCTTCAATTTCTTTTTTGCCCAATTACTCCCTCCTAAAGAGGAGGAAAAATCGCCGCCAGAACTCTTAACCCTTGGCATTTTGGTCAATCTTAGCTTTTTGCTCTATTATAAGTACGCCAATTTTTTTATTGGCAACCTTAAAGCTTTAGACTTTGACGTTTCTTTGATTGACAATTTGGTCTTGCCCGTGGGCATTTCCTTTTTTACTTTTCAGACGATTAGTTATTTGGTGGATGTGCGGCAAGGAAAGATTCCCGTAGCGACTTCTTTGCTTGATTTTGCCTTTTACCTTAGTTTTTTCCCGCAATTGGTGGCGGGGCCCATTGTTCGAGCTATTGATTTTCTGCCCCAATTGGGACGCAAAATTTATTATCGGCCAGCTCAGGAAGAGGAGGCCAATAGCACTGCCTTTTTCTTAGACAAAGCGCTATTAGGTACGGGACTTTTCCTTATTCTAAAGGGTTTGCTCAAAAAGGCGCTTTTAGCAGATTATCTGGGCCAATATGTAGATTTGGTCTTTAGTCAGCCCGAAGGGCAAACAGCTTTAGAGGCTTTGCTTGGCATTTATGCCTATACGGTCCAGATTTATGGCGATTTTTCAGGCTATTCGGATATGGCGATTGGCATTGCCTTGCTTTTGGGTTTTGAGTTGCCCGACAACTTTCATCGGCCCTATCGCGCCTTGAATATTACGGATTTTTGGCGGCGTTGGCACATCAGTTTATCTTCTTGGTTGCGCGATTATATCTATATTCCCTTGGGGGGCAACCGCAAGGGGCCGCTTAAGCAGTACCTCTTTTTGATGATCACCATGTTGGTTGGTGGGTTTTGGCATGGGGCTTCTTGGGCCTTTGTATTTTGGGGTGGCATGCATGGTTTGGGCTTGATGTTGCACAAAGCTTGGAAACTTTGGACCAATCGGCCCAAAGGCAAAGTTTGGGCGGTTTTGGCTTGGGTCCTCAACTTTCATTTTGTGGCCTTTCTTTGGGTTTATTTTCGGATGGGCAGTTTTGAGGGCAGCAATTTATTGATTGCTCGCTTGTTTACAAATTGGCAGTTGGCCCAATGGGATGCTTTTTGGCTGGCGCGGCCTACTGTGCTCGTCTTTTTGGGCTTAGCCCTTTTGCTGCATTTATTTTCGGATCGGGACAAACAGAATATGCAAAACTTTTTTGGGCAATTGCCTTGGGCTTTTCAGGCTTTGATTTTTTTGTTGGCCCTAATTCTCATTTTTCAGTTTCAATCGGCTGATGTAGCACCTTTTATCTACTTTCAGTTTTAG
- a CDS encoding SGNH/GDSL hydrolase family protein, producing MRYYWQILGILILLWLGLFTLAKIELPPSWSITFDAPGLRAWLQDEQAEEQVNIPAPLSKSDSLEQEKEPKEDKTAAKSQQDSSSKYILLAGDSMIEHFKASIKKEAKAHGHQIISCIWYGSHTTQWSKKKKLQELIKDYQPDIIFFSVGGNETLFKNIEDRRPYIKDIKEQAKGIPFIWIGPPNWKADNGFNQILKEEIGPSYYYPSIELRDQLARKSDGAHPTRKASAIWAKAYLKWFAEQSAYKNHCWIWPPLPKAEQRTYVKTELDSLLPERALGHSVRILELNK from the coding sequence ATGCGGTATTATTGGCAAATTTTGGGCATCTTGATTTTGCTTTGGTTGGGTCTTTTTACCCTGGCAAAAATAGAATTGCCGCCTAGTTGGAGTATTACATTTGATGCGCCAGGGCTACGCGCATGGCTGCAAGATGAACAAGCAGAGGAGCAAGTAAATATTCCTGCCCCTCTGTCCAAAAGCGATAGTTTGGAGCAAGAGAAGGAGCCCAAAGAAGATAAAACAGCGGCCAAGAGCCAGCAAGATAGCAGCTCAAAATATATCTTATTGGCTGGTGACTCGATGATTGAGCATTTCAAGGCGAGCATAAAAAAGGAAGCCAAGGCTCATGGTCATCAAATCATTAGTTGCATTTGGTATGGCTCGCATACGACCCAATGGAGTAAAAAGAAAAAGCTGCAAGAGTTAATCAAGGATTATCAGCCTGATATTATTTTCTTTTCGGTGGGGGGAAATGAAACGCTCTTTAAAAATATAGAAGATCGGCGGCCTTATATTAAAGATATAAAGGAGCAGGCCAAGGGAATTCCCTTTATTTGGATTGGTCCGCCCAATTGGAAGGCGGATAATGGCTTTAACCAGATTTTGAAAGAAGAAATTGGCCCTAGTTACTACTACCCTTCTATTGAATTGCGTGATCAATTGGCCCGCAAAAGCGATGGAGCTCATCCTACTCGAAAGGCCAGTGCTATTTGGGCCAAGGCTTATTTAAAATGGTTTGCTGAGCAAAGTGCCTATAAAAATCACTGCTGGATTTGGCCACCTCTGCCCAAGGCAGAGCAGCGAACTTATGTAAAAACCGAATTAGATAGTCTATTGCCAGAGCGGGCATTAGGGCATTCGGTCCGTATTCTAGAACTCAACAAATAA
- a CDS encoding NAD(P)H-dependent glycerol-3-phosphate dehydrogenase: MSKYQKIKIEQAVGVIGAGSFGLTIAGLLAENVEDILIYTRREENKAKMQAREGEYAQLSPKIRVTTSLEEVAKDCQLIFPVVPSKGFRSMMQQLGPLLNPQHFLIHATKGLDRSLAPKEGKIKPEHIKTMSQLIELESLACRVGCLSGPNLASEIQEHQPAATLIASRYTEVIKMGQAALRSSRFQVYGTHDILGAELAGALKNVVALAAGLLGGRGLGMNIWALLVTRGLSEMVHIGKAMGADVKAFLGVAGIGDLIATASSTKSRNYKAGVALAQGTPMQEIVGEDGDMVEGFRTLEIINQLCQALEINSPIFEIVYRVVFKGMELERAIHFLMTYPYAVDVDFL, from the coding sequence GTGAGTAAATATCAAAAAATTAAAATTGAGCAGGCCGTAGGCGTTATTGGTGCCGGTAGTTTTGGTTTGACCATAGCTGGATTGTTGGCCGAGAATGTGGAGGATATTCTGATTTATACCCGCAGAGAGGAAAATAAAGCTAAAATGCAGGCTCGCGAAGGGGAATATGCCCAACTTTCGCCTAAAATTCGGGTCACGACTTCTTTAGAAGAAGTCGCTAAGGATTGTCAGTTAATTTTTCCTGTTGTTCCCTCTAAGGGGTTCAGAAGCATGATGCAACAGTTGGGGCCTTTGCTCAATCCGCAACATTTTTTGATTCATGCGACCAAGGGCTTAGATCGATCTTTGGCCCCTAAGGAGGGAAAAATTAAGCCTGAGCATATTAAAACCATGAGCCAATTGATTGAGTTGGAGAGTTTGGCTTGTCGGGTGGGTTGTCTTTCTGGCCCTAACCTAGCCTCCGAGATTCAGGAACATCAGCCTGCGGCTACCCTAATTGCGAGCCGTTATACGGAAGTGATTAAGATGGGGCAGGCGGCTTTGCGCAGTTCTCGTTTTCAGGTTTATGGAACTCATGATATTTTGGGGGCGGAACTGGCTGGCGCCTTGAAAAATGTGGTGGCTTTGGCTGCTGGACTTTTGGGAGGAAGAGGATTGGGAATGAATATTTGGGCCTTATTGGTAACTCGTGGACTTTCTGAGATGGTTCATATTGGTAAGGCGATGGGCGCCGATGTAAAAGCTTTTTTGGGGGTGGCTGGTATTGGCGACCTGATTGCGACGGCCTCTTCAACCAAAAGTCGAAATTATAAGGCGGGAGTGGCTTTGGCCCAAGGAACGCCCATGCAGGAAATTGTGGGAGAAGATGGCGATATGGTGGAGGGTTTTCGGACGCTTGAGATTATTAACCAGCTTTGTCAAGCTTTAGAGATCAATAGTCCCATCTTTGAAATTGTTTACCGTGTGGTTTTCAAGGGAATGGAGCTAGAGCGGGCCATTCATTTTTTGATGACCTACCCTTATGCGGTAGATGTAGACTTTTTGTAA
- a CDS encoding STAS domain-containing protein encodes MDFLNDEDRLNNLIEVISGMAGLDFSQKALVDESDNPLNTIALGINMLAEELESSVVSRSELEAQNEELERLTREQEGALLEMSTPIAQLWEGILLLPLVGFMDAKRAEDVLHTVLHEIARSQAKIFILDISGVTVVDTFVANHFIKIAKATRLMGCRSILSGITPAVSQTIVDLGIDIDKLKTTGSMKDALDYAFRQTGFQLERQDEDED; translated from the coding sequence ATGGACTTTCTCAACGATGAAGATCGCTTAAATAACCTCATTGAAGTCATTAGTGGAATGGCTGGCCTCGACTTTTCTCAAAAGGCCCTAGTTGATGAGTCTGACAACCCACTAAACACAATTGCCTTAGGAATTAATATGCTAGCGGAAGAGCTAGAATCTTCGGTAGTTAGCCGTTCGGAGCTAGAGGCCCAGAATGAAGAGCTGGAACGCCTTACTCGTGAGCAAGAAGGGGCTCTACTTGAAATGTCTACCCCTATTGCTCAACTTTGGGAGGGTATTTTATTACTTCCTTTGGTTGGTTTTATGGATGCTAAGCGTGCAGAAGATGTACTACATACGGTTTTACATGAAATTGCTCGCAGTCAGGCCAAAATTTTCATCCTAGATATCTCAGGTGTGACGGTCGTAGATACATTTGTGGCCAATCACTTTATTAAAATTGCCAAGGCTACTCGCTTAATGGGATGTCGTTCTATTTTGTCTGGAATTACACCTGCGGTTTCTCAAACTATTGTGGACCTAGGGATTGATATTGACAAGCTCAAGACTACAGGGAGCATGAAAGATGCTCTAGATTATGCCTTCCGTCAAACGGGCTTCCAATTGGAGCGCCAGGATGAGGATGAAGACTAA
- a CDS encoding DUF7793 family protein encodes MNNEKLELLKIIGPTYYYRSVDNIIYMDSPKEQQVPIELDHMKSSYLYLKELSIQENRPLKVLVDFSKVRRISKETRDYMRGAEAKSFAPYIQGTALITNSQLSKMLGNFVLGTLKGDEETRLFTNEEKAIEWLKQL; translated from the coding sequence ATGAATAACGAAAAACTAGAGCTACTCAAAATTATTGGCCCAACATATTATTATCGTAGCGTAGACAATATTATCTACATGGACTCTCCCAAAGAGCAACAGGTTCCGATAGAATTGGATCATATGAAAAGTAGTTACCTCTACTTAAAAGAGCTGTCCATTCAAGAAAACAGGCCCTTAAAGGTACTTGTTGATTTTTCTAAAGTGCGCAGAATCTCTAAAGAGACTAGAGATTACATGCGTGGTGCAGAAGCCAAAAGCTTTGCTCCTTATATTCAGGGAACTGCGCTAATTACCAATAGCCAACTTTCTAAAATGCTTGGAAATTTTGTGTTGGGTACCCTAAAAGGCGATGAGGAGACTAGGCTGTTTACAAATGAAGAAAAAGCGATAGAATGGCTAAAACAGCTGTAA
- a CDS encoding DUF7793 family protein → MITEDLQLLKSIGPIEYYLRPDKILVGKFTNNSPQITAENISDTLQFFKEYSLQTQKPLCILINFSALKHLPLKARHHLRSEQVKEFSPYSKGIALVIENSISKLLGNVLLSVVKGYNLKLFTQEEKAIEWLQSFD, encoded by the coding sequence ATGATAACAGAAGATCTCCAATTGCTTAAATCTATTGGGCCAATAGAGTACTATTTACGTCCCGATAAAATTTTGGTCGGTAAATTTACTAATAACAGTCCACAAATCACAGCTGAAAATATTAGCGATACATTACAGTTTTTTAAGGAGTACTCTCTCCAAACACAAAAACCGCTTTGTATTCTCATTAACTTTAGTGCCCTTAAACATCTTCCTCTCAAAGCCCGACACCACTTGAGAAGTGAGCAAGTAAAAGAATTTTCGCCTTATAGTAAAGGTATTGCCCTTGTTATAGAAAACTCTATTTCAAAGCTGTTGGGCAATGTTTTACTTTCTGTCGTAAAAGGTTATAATTTAAAGCTATTTACCCAAGAAGAAAAGGCAATAGAATGGTTACAAAGTTTTGATTGA
- a CDS encoding GDP-L-fucose synthase family protein, which yields MAKRLVTGGTGMVGSAIPADLKIGRKDCNLGDWQAVNAFFEKEKPEEVIHTAAKVGGVWANMHQKGDFFRENVLMNTHVIEAARLHGTKRLLAFLSTCVFPDQVSYPLDAQKIHLGPPHRSNDAYAYAKRMVDVQLQAYREQYGLEYISVIPTNIYGPNDLFDLENGHVVPALIHRCFLAREKGEDLSVWGSGKPLREFIFSEDVAQLSDWAVSNYTEAEPLIFSTSEEVSIKEMVEMIVELLNFKGKLIWQSDKPDGQFRKPSDNSKIRSLLPDFQFTPVYEGLKKTISWFEENYPQIRK from the coding sequence ATGGCAAAACGATTAGTAACTGGCGGCACGGGCATGGTGGGTTCTGCTATTCCGGCCGACCTAAAAATTGGCCGTAAAGATTGCAATTTGGGTGATTGGCAGGCGGTCAATGCCTTTTTTGAAAAAGAAAAGCCCGAGGAGGTCATTCATACCGCCGCTAAGGTGGGTGGAGTTTGGGCCAATATGCATCAAAAAGGAGATTTCTTTCGAGAAAATGTTTTGATGAACACCCATGTTATTGAGGCGGCTCGGCTGCATGGAACCAAGCGCTTACTGGCCTTTTTGTCCACCTGTGTGTTTCCCGACCAAGTGAGTTATCCCCTAGATGCGCAAAAAATCCATCTGGGTCCCCCACACCGCTCCAATGACGCCTATGCCTATGCCAAACGCATGGTCGATGTGCAGCTGCAGGCCTATCGGGAGCAGTATGGTTTGGAGTATATTTCGGTCATTCCCACCAATATTTATGGGCCCAACGATCTCTTTGATTTGGAGAATGGGCATGTGGTACCCGCCCTCATTCATCGCTGTTTTTTGGCTCGTGAAAAAGGCGAGGATTTATCGGTTTGGGGATCGGGCAAGCCGCTCAGAGAATTTATTTTTTCGGAAGATGTGGCGCAGCTCAGTGACTGGGCGGTCAGCAATTATACGGAGGCCGAACCTTTGATTTTCTCTACTTCAGAGGAGGTCTCTATCAAAGAAATGGTCGAAATGATTGTCGAGCTTTTAAACTTTAAGGGCAAGCTCATTTGGCAAAGCGACAAGCCCGATGGACAATTTCGCAAACCTAGCGACAACAGTAAAATTCGTTCGCTTTTGCCCGACTTTCAATTTACGCCTGTTTATGAGGGCCTAAAGAAAACGATTAGCTGGTTTGAGGAAAATTATCCGCAAATCCGAAAGTAG
- a CDS encoding GDP-mannose 4,6-dehydratase, which translates to MKKALITGINGQDGSYLAEFLLDKGYEVWGILKRNSVAENQTYRLNDIYGHERLKLAYADMLDMASLIQVLQKAQPCEIYNLAAQSHVRISFDQPIYTAQVTGMGTLNLLEAVRLTCPEARIYQASSSEMFGNNIDADGYQRETTPMNPVSPYGCAKVFSYNICRNYRNSYKMYISNGILFNHESPRRGVNFVTNKVAKEAVRIKLGYTDKLVLGNTQATRDWGHAKDYVRAMWMILQHEQADDFVCATGISHSVQYLVDYVFDRLGLDTETQLTTSERYFRPEELHDLKGDASKAKELLGWTPEYSFEQMMDEMVDHWFDFYEKNPNIRN; encoded by the coding sequence ATGAAAAAAGCATTAATTACGGGTATTAACGGACAAGACGGCTCTTATTTGGCCGAGTTTCTCCTTGATAAAGGTTATGAAGTTTGGGGAATCCTCAAGCGAAATTCTGTAGCCGAAAACCAAACCTATCGCCTCAATGATATTTATGGGCACGAACGCCTAAAATTGGCTTATGCCGATATGCTCGATATGGCTTCGCTGATTCAGGTTTTGCAGAAGGCTCAGCCCTGCGAAATCTATAATTTGGCCGCCCAATCTCATGTTCGCATTAGCTTTGACCAGCCTATTTATACCGCTCAGGTGACGGGTATGGGTACCCTGAATTTGCTGGAGGCTGTTCGCCTAACTTGCCCTGAAGCCCGCATCTATCAAGCGAGTTCTTCGGAGATGTTTGGCAATAATATCGATGCCGATGGCTATCAAAGAGAGACGACGCCCATGAATCCAGTTTCGCCTTATGGTTGTGCCAAGGTGTTCTCTTATAATATCTGCCGCAATTATCGCAACTCTTACAAAATGTATATCTCTAATGGCATTCTCTTTAACCATGAGTCGCCTAGACGAGGAGTTAACTTTGTAACAAACAAAGTGGCCAAAGAGGCGGTGCGCATCAAATTGGGCTATACCGATAAATTGGTTTTGGGCAATACGCAGGCTACTCGAGATTGGGGACATGCCAAGGATTATGTGCGCGCCATGTGGATGATTTTGCAGCATGAGCAGGCCGATGATTTTGTTTGTGCTACGGGCATTTCGCATTCGGTCCAATATCTAGTGGATTATGTTTTTGATCGTTTAGGTTTGGATACCGAGACGCAGTTGACGACTTCTGAGCGTTATTTCCGTCCCGAAGAATTACACGATCTAAAAGGAGATGCGAGCAAAGCCAAAGAATTGCTCGGCTGGACTCCCGAATATAGCTTTGAGCAGATGATGGACGAAATGGTCGATCACTGGTTTGATTTCTATGAGAAAAATCCTAATATCCGCAATTAA
- a CDS encoding glycosyltransferase family 2 protein, protein MEKKELPKISIVTVAYNCEAVLAQTMESVAAQDYPNIEYLIIDGGSKDNTLKIVEQYGEQVDFLLSEPDKNNYDAMNKGMKHATGDYVWFLHAGDLALEPTTLSQAFAAGQNEDFVYGRVKVLDEAGTEIPWHKKHPSPEELSWKSFRNGMVICHQAMFPHKDIWTDYRFEDYGLVADLDWSIRTLQQAKSFRDTETVLCSFLKGGLSARNRRASLIERFHILRQHFGLFPTLWEHVQIFGQAIKRGKISH, encoded by the coding sequence TTGGAAAAGAAGGAACTACCCAAAATATCTATTGTTACCGTAGCTTATAATTGCGAGGCGGTTTTGGCCCAAACCATGGAATCGGTGGCGGCGCAGGATTATCCCAATATTGAATACCTCATTATTGATGGGGGAAGTAAGGATAATACGCTCAAGATTGTAGAGCAATATGGGGAGCAGGTGGATTTTTTGCTCTCTGAGCCAGACAAAAATAATTATGATGCCATGAATAAGGGCATGAAGCACGCCACTGGCGATTATGTTTGGTTTTTGCATGCTGGCGACCTGGCCCTAGAACCCACTACTTTAAGCCAAGCTTTTGCGGCTGGACAAAATGAGGATTTTGTTTATGGTCGGGTGAAAGTATTGGATGAAGCGGGGACGGAAATTCCTTGGCATAAAAAGCATCCCTCGCCAGAGGAGTTGAGCTGGAAAAGCTTTCGGAATGGGATGGTGATCTGCCATCAGGCAATGTTTCCACACAAAGATATTTGGACCGATTACCGCTTTGAGGATTATGGTCTGGTGGCCGATCTCGACTGGTCGATTCGTACGCTTCAGCAAGCCAAAAGCTTTAGAGATACCGAAACGGTGCTCTGTTCCTTTCTAAAAGGGGGACTCTCGGCTAGAAACCGCAGAGCTTCTCTGATTGAGCGATTCCATATTCTTCGCCAGCATTTTGGCCTCTTCCCCACCCTCTGGGAGCATGTTCAGATCTTTGGGCAGGCTATCAAAAGAGGTAAAATTTCACACTAA